Genomic window (Bradyrhizobium sp. 186):
GGCGAAGTCGGTGAGCTCCTGGTCGACGCGCCTTCCGCTGGCGAGGGCTACTGGAATCAGCGCCACAAGAGCCGCCGCACCTTTGAAGGCCCGTGGACCCGCACCGGTGACAAATATGTTCGCGATGGCGAGGGCCGCTACACTTTCTGCGGCCGCGCCGATGACATGTTCAAGGTCTCCGGCATCTGGGTCTCGCCCTTCGAGGTCGAGAGCGCGCTGATCACGCATCCTGCCGTGCTGGAAGCAGCCGTCGTGCCCGAGGCCGATCCGGAAGGCCTGTTGAAGCCAAAGGCCTTCGTCGTGTTGCGTCCGGGCGCGAAGACGGCGAACCTCCAGGAGATGCTGAAGGAGCACGTCAAGCAGAAGATCGGCCCGTGGAAATACCCGCGCTGGATCGACGTGGTGGAGTCGCTGCCGAAAACGGCGACGGGAAAGATCCAGCGCTTCAAGCTGCGAGACGGGGCGAATTGATTGTGTGCGTGCCGAGTGTGACTGACACTGCTGCGGCAAACTCCGCTGCGCTCCCTCCCCCCTTGCGGGGGAGGGCAGGGGAGGGGGACTCAGCAAAAGGTCTATCCGTCATCAAGAACAACGGTTCGCTCTTGTCCAATCGAGAGAGTCCCCGTGTGGCACCCCCCTCCCTGGCCCTCCCCCGCAAGGGGGGAGGGAACGACGCAGCGAGCGGACACGTCTCGTCCTCGTCGCACGAATGAGCAGAGTGACAGCATGACCAACCTCACCCCCACCGGCTTCCTCAACATCGGCAACGCCAGCCTCGAATACAAATGGCTCGCGCCGCAAAGCGCTGACACCCCCACCATCGTCATGCTGCATGAAGGGCTCGGCTCGGTCGGTCTGTGGGGCGACTTCCCGGAAAAGCTGCAGCAGGCGACCGGCGCCGGCGTCTTCGTCTATTCGCGCGCGGGCTATGGCCAGTCGAGCCCGGTGAGCCTGCCGCGCCCGCTCGACTACATGCAGCGCGAGGCGTTGGACGTGCTGCCGAAGCTGCTTGACGCGATCGGCTTCAAGCGCGGCCTGCTGCTCGGCCATTCCGACGGCGCCTCGATCGCGGCGATCTACGCCGGTGCGCATCAGGATCACCGGCTGCACGGTCTCGTGCTGATGGCGCCGCATTTCATCGTCGAGGACATCTCGGTGAAATCGATCGCCGCGATCAAGACCACCTACGAGACCACGGACCTCAAGGCAAAACTCGGGCGCTGGCACAAGGACGTCGACAACGCCTTCTACGGCTGGAACCGCGCCTGGCTCGATCCCAAATTCCGTGACTGGGACATCTCCGAATACCTCGCCTATATCCGAGTCCCCGTCATGATCCTGCAAGGCGTGGACGACCAATATGGGACCCCGCGTCAGGTCGCGATCGCGCAGGAAGAGTGTTATTGTCCGGTAGATTTGAAAGTCATTTCAGACGCGGGGCATTCCCCGCATCGTGAAGCGCCGGGGGCGACGCTTGACGCAATCGTACAATTTGCTGCAGCGGCCCTGCGCGACGATCAGGGCCTTCAGGGACGCGCCGCATGATTTTGCGGAGGCACATTCCCTATGAATGTGCCGCCGAACGCGGGCGGACCGCTGGCATGGCCGCAACGGGCCTATGTGCCCGGCGAGACCGTGCGATCCTGGTAGATATCATGAAACAAAGTGCATGCCTCGTCCGTTAAGGACTAGACTTGCTCAAAAAGATGCATTATTGTGCATCTAACGGTGGAGACCGAAGTTCATAATCAAGCTCAAGGGTGGCACATGGCCGGGGAAGATCGGCGCCTCGCAGGCGGTGCGACATTCATCGATTTCCAGACCGAACCGTCCCGCTACCGGCACTGGAAGCTCGCGGTCGACGGTGACGTCGCGACCCTGACCATGGACGTCGACGAGAACGGCGGCCTGTTCGAAGGCTATTTACTCAAGCTCAACTCCTACGATCTCGGCGTCGACATCGAGCTTGCCGATGCGGTCCAGCGGCTGCGCTTTGAGTATCCCGAGGTGAAGGTCGTGGTGATGCGCTCGGCCAAGAACCGCGTGTTCTGCGCCGGCGCCAATATCCGCATGCTCGCGGGCTCAACCCACGCTCACAAGGTCAACTTCTGCAAGTTCACCAATGAGACCCGCAACGGCATGGAGGATTCATCCGAGAATTCCGGCCAGCGCTTCATCACGGTGGTGAACGGCTCGGCCGCCGGCGGCGGCTATGAGCTTGCGCTCGCCACCGACTACATCATGCTCGCCGATGACGGCGCGTCTGCGGTGGCGCTGCCTGAAGTGCCGCTGCTCGCGGTGCTGCCGGGCACCGGCGGGCTGACGCGCGTCGTCGACAAGCGCAAGGTGCGCCGCGACCATGCCGACTTCTTCTGCACCATCGAGGAAGGCGTGAAGGGCAAGCGCGCCGTGCAGTGGCGTCTCGTCGACGAGATTGCGCCGAATTCAAAGCTCGAAGGCAAGGTCGTCGAGCGCGCCAAGGAGTTTGCAGCCGCTTCGAAGCGCAACGGCAGCGGCAAGGGCATCGCGCTGTCGCCGGTCAGGCGCGCGATCGACGAGACCAGCCTGCGCTACGGTTTCGTCACCGTCGACATCGACCGTGCCGCGCGTATCGCCACCATCTCGATCAAGGCCCCTGAAGCCGCGCCGCCCGCCGACATCGACGGCCTGATGGCGCAGGGCGCCGCGTTCTGGCCGCTCCAGGTCGCGCGCGAGCTTGATGACGCGATCCTGCATCTGCGCATCAACGAGCTCGAGATCGCCATGCTGGTGTTCAAGAGCCATGGCGACCGCGCCCATGTGCTCGCCTGCGACGCCTTCCTCGAAGCCAACAAGGCGCACTGGCTGGTCAATGAGATCCGGCACTACTGGAAGCGCGTATTGAAGCGCATCGACGTCACCTCGCGCACGCTGGTGACGCTGGTCGAGCCCGGCTCCTGCTTTGCCGGCACGCTGGCCGAGCTCGTCTTCGCCGCCGACCGCTCCTACATGCTGATCGGCACGCGCCAGGGCGACAACCGGCCGCCGCCATCGATCGAGCTTTCCGCGATGAATTTCGGCCCGTATCCGATGAGCCATGGCCTGACCCGCCTGCAATCGCGCTTCCAGGCCGACCCGTCCGATGTGGATCGCGCGGAAGGTACCGTCGGCACAAGCCTCGATGCCGAGGAGGCCGAGGAGCTCGGCCTCGTCACCTTCGCGCTCGACGACATCGACTGGGACGACGAGGTCCGTGTGTTCCTCGAGGAGCGCGCCAGCTTCTCGCCCGACAGCCTCACCGGCATGGAAGCGAGCCTGCGCTTCGTCGGCCCCGAGACGATGGAATCGAAAATCTTCTCGCGCCTGACCGCCTGGCAGAACTGGATCTTCCAGCGCCCGAACGCCGTCGGCGAGGAAGGCGCGTTGCGCCGCTACGGCAGCGGGCAGAAGCCGAAATTCGATATGACGAGGGTGTAGCGAGTAGGGAGTGGCGAATAGCGAATAGGGAAAATTCCATTCGCTACTCGCTACTCGCCATTCGCGAGCCCGCAATCCGACGTCAGTAACCGAATGAACTGGTCCCACACGGGAGATCCACAATGAACATCATGAACGTCGACTACTCGACCAAGATTCCGAACAACGTCAATCTCGCCGAAGACCGCCAGGTGCTGAAGGCACTGGAAGGCTGGCATCCCGGCTACATGGATTGGTGGAGCGACATGGGGCCGGAAGGCTTCCAGGAATCGCTGGTGTATCTGCGCACCGCCTATTCGGTCGATCCGCGCGGCTGGGCCAAGTTCGATTATGTGCGCATGCCCGACTATCGCTGGGGCATTCTGCTTGCACCGCAGGAGGAAAACCGCGTCGTTCCGTTCGGCGAGCATTTTGGCGAGCCGGCCTGGCAGGAAGTCCCGGGCGAATATCGCGCCATGCTGCGCCGCCTGATCGTGATCCAGGGCGACACCGAGCCGGCTTCCGTCGAGCAGCAGCGCCACCTCGGCAAGACCGCGCCCTCGCTCTACGACATGCGCAATTTGTTCCAGGTCAATGTCGAGGAAGGCCGCCATCTCTGGGCGATGGTGTACCTGCTGCAGAAATATTTCGGTCGCGACGGCCGCGAGGAGGCGGACGATTTGTTGCGCCGCCGTTCGGGCGACGCCGACTCGCCGCGCATGCTGGGCGCCTTCAACGAGGCGACGCCGGACTGGCTATCCTTCTTCATGTTCACCTACTTCACCGACCGCGACGGCAAGATGCAGCTGCACAGCCTCGCGCAGTCGGGCTTCGATCCGCTGTCGCGCACTTGCCGCTTCATGCTGACGGAAGAAGCCCACCACATGTTCGTCGGCGAGACCGGCATCACCCGCGTCGTGCAGCGCACCTGCGATGCGATGAAGGAGGCCGGCATCATCGATCCGACCGACATCGCAAAGGTTCGCGCGCTCGGCGTCATCGACCTGCCGACCATCCAGAAGAAGCTGAACCTGCACTATACCTTGTCGCTCGACCTGTTCGGCTCGGAAGTCTCGACCAACGCGGCAAACGCCTTCAACACCGGCATCAAGGGCCGCTATCACGAGACCCAGATCGAGGACGATCACCAGCTCAAGAACGCGACCTATCCGGTGCTCAAGTTCATCGACGGCGAGATCAAACTGGTTGACGAGCCGGCGCTGACCGCACTCAACATGCGGCTGCGTGACGACTACAGCCAGGATTGCGTCAAGGGCATGCTGCGCTGGAACAAGGTGATCTCGACCGCGGGCTACGACTTCCAGCTCAAGCTGCCCAACGTCGCCTTCCATCGCCACATCGGCGAGTTCAAGGACGTCCATGCAACGCCGGATGGTCTTTTGATCGACGACGCCACCTGGGCCAGGCGCAAGGATGATTGGCTGCCCTCGACCGCCGACGGCGACTTCATCAGCTCGCTGATGCAGCCCGTCACCGAGACCGGCCAGTTCGCCTCCTGGATCTCGCCGCCGAAAGTCGGCATCGACAACAAGCCGGGTGACTTCGAGTACGTGAAGATCGAGTCGTAGCTGCTCGCCCAGCTCCACACCCCGGTGTCGTCCCGGACAAGCAAACGTCTGGCAACGCAGTTGCCAGGCGTTTGCGCAGATCCGGGACCCATCAACCCCAGGGAGAGGTTATGTGACGAAACTGGCAACTCCGAGTCTTCGCCAAACCAAATCCTGTGGCTATGGATCCCGGATCTGCGCTTCGCTTGTCCGGGACGACAGCGGAGTTTGACGCTCGGTCAGTGCCCCCTCAACTATCCCACCCGCTCCCCTTGATCCCGGGATTCGCATAAACAATCCCGCCATCCACCGCGATGGTTGCGCCGACCACATAGTCGCCAGCGCGTGAGGCCAGATAGATCGCTGTGCCCGCCATGTCCTCGTCGGTGCCGATGCGGCCTGCGGGCACGCGCGTTGCGACCTCGTCGCCATGATCGCGCGCGGCGCGGTTCATGTCGGACTGGAACGGGCCCGGCGCGATCGCGGTGACCACGACATGATCGGAGATCAGCTTCACCGCCATCCGCCGCGTCAGATGGATCAGCCCGGCCTTGCTCGCGGCATAGGAATACGTCTCCATCGGATTCACGAAGATGCCGTCGATCGAGGCGATGTTGATCACCTTTGCCGGCCGCTCTGCGCTCGCGGCCGCACGCAGCGGCGCGGCCAGCGCTTTGGTCAGGAAGAATGGCGCCTTGACGTTCAGGTTCATCACCTTGTCCCAGCCGCTCTCCGGAAACTCATCGAACTCCGCGCCCCAGGCCGCACCCGCATTGTTGACGAGGATGTCGAGTTTTGGCTCGCGCTTTTTGAATTCACTCGCCAGCAGCTCGGCCCCGGCGAGCGTCGAGATGTCGATCGGCAGCGCGATGCATTCGCCGTCATACTGCGCGGAGAGCTTTCGCCAAGCCGAAAGCTGAGCTTAAGCCGCTGCAAATCTACGAAAGCCGTTCCACATCGCTGTCGCGGCACCCGAGGTCAGCACCGGGAGGATCCGCGTGTCCTGGTAATTGCCGTTGAGCGAGACGCGCGGCAGCGCGGTCATGTGGCCGGCGTTCTCAGCGAACAGCATGCCGGGCCGCGTCGTCACCGCGGTCTTGAAGCCTGCGGCCGAGGCAAGCGCGAATTCGCGCCCGCCCGCAGCTTCGCGATCGCCATAGGGATAGGCGAAGTGCAGCACGGCACGCTCCAGCGCATGCTCGATCCGCACGCGGCTCAGTGCCATCTCCTGCGCGGCGATCTCCTCGCTCTGCCTGGCCAGATTGCAATGGCTGATAGTGTGCGCGCCGATCGTGACCAGTGGATCGGCGGAGAGCTGCTTCACCTCGTCCCAGGACAGGCAGAGGCCGCGGCACAGTGCGGCGATGTCGACGCCGTATCTGGCGCAGAGCGCCTCGATCTCGCGCTTGAGGTCGTGCTCGCCCGACAACGCGCGCAGCCAGTCGTGCAGGCGGTCGAACGCCGCCTGCTTTGCCGCGGGCGACGTCGCATCGAGCCGCAGCGCGGCGTTGCCGATCTGTACCTCGATCTGATCGGTCTTGGCGATCACGGCCTCAAGCGCGGTCCACCACAGCCGTCCGGTGCCTTCGGCAAAATCGCTCGCGACATAGACGGCCAAGGGCGCGTCAAATTCACGCAGCACCGGCAGGGCAAATTCGAGATTGTCGCGATAGCCGTCGTCGAGGGTGAAGGCGGCAAAGCGGCGGGCAAAGCGGCCTTGCGCCAGCCGCTCATGCAGCTCGTCCATGCTGACGACGTCGATGTCGCGCGAGCGCAAATGGCACAGGGTTGCGCGCAAGAAATCGGGGGTGACTTCGAGGTGCCGGTTCGGCTGGAACGCGGCCTCGCGGGCCGGGCGCACGTGATGCAGCATGAAAATAGCGCCGACGCCCGACAAAAGCGGGCGCAACAGGTGGTGCGCACCGCTGAAATAGAGTGCTCCCAGCCCGGCGCGGATGACGTTGTTACGGAGTTGTTTCATGACCGGCTGGCCGACCCCTGGCATTCCGCCCTCAACTTAGGGTCACACTCTTGAAGAAAAAGTTATTCCAATTGTCCACGCCAGGCGCCCGGAAGGGCGCCATTTCCGGTTTGACAGCCCGCCAAGGGTTTGTTTTGTCTCCGGTTCCAGAGTTCGGGTCGTCGAATGCAAAAGCTTTTCAGGTGGGCCAGCAAATGGTGGCCAGGGTTGATCCCCCTGGCCGTCATGTGGGGATTTGCGGCCTGGAACAACACGCTGCCGGTCGAGGCCGACCTGTCGGCCCGCAGTTCGGCCGCGCTCAAGGACACCGTCCTGGACAAGACCCGGATCGCGATCGATGGCCGCGACGTCAGCCTGGCCGCGGACGCCTTCTCCGAGGAAGGGCGCCGCGATGCGGTCATGGCGGTCGAGACCGTCCCCGGGGTGCGCCTGGTCGACGATCGGACCCGCCTGGTTCCCGAAGCAAAGCCCTTCGTCTGGAACGCCGAGCGTGATGTGGTGCGCGTGACCCTGTCGGGCTCCGCGCCGCTGCCGTCGATGAAAGGCCGGCTGACGGAGGCGGCGCGCAAGGAAGTCGGCGGGGTCGAGGTGGCGGATCAGATGGGCCTGGCGCGCGGCGCCCCGCCGCGTTTCGAGGCTGCCGCGATGCTGTTGCTCGACCAGATCGGCAAGCTGAAGGATGGCAAGATCACGATCTCCGACACCAAGGTCAATCTGTCGGGCATGGCGCGCGAACTCGGCGGCCGCGAGGCGATCGGAGCCGCGCTGAAGAACCTGCCCGAGGGGTTTTCGATCGCCGCCAACGAGATCAAGGCGCCGCCCTACATCTTCCAGGCCTACAAGGATCCGGTTGCCGCGACGGTGACGCTGACCGGCTACGTGCCCGACAACAACGTGCACGCGATGATCGCAACCGGCGCGTCGCGAAAGTTCTTCAACGAAAAGGTCGTCGACAATCTCAAGGCCAGCATCGGGGCGCCTGGCTCCTTCAACACCGCTGTGGTCGCAGCGCTCGGCGCGCTGTCGCGGCTGTCGACCGGCACGCTCGTGGTGTCCGATCGCGAGGTGGAACTTTCGGGTGATGCGCTGTACGAAGGCGCGGCCAACGACATCCGCGCTGGCCTGAGCAAGGACTTCCCAAAAACCTGGCAGTACAAGCCTGAAATCACCGTGAAGCCCGCGGCGGGCCCGGTGGACGGCACCGTCTGCCAGCAATTGTTCTCGGAGCTCCTCGGCAAGGGCAAGATCCGCTTCGAGGCGAAGCGCGCCAACATCGATCCGGATTCCGCCGGCATCCTCGATCATCTCATCGAGACGGCGCTGCGCTGTCCCACCACCAATATCGAGGTCGCCGGGCACACTGATGCCGACGGTGAGGACGCCTTCAACCAGGCCATTTCCGAGAAGCGCGCGCAGGCGGTGATCGATTATCTGGTCAAGGCCGGCCTGCCCGCCAACCGCTTCACCGCGGTCGGCTATGGCAGCATGCAGCCCGTCGCCGGCAACGATACCGACGACGGCAAGGCCCAGAACCGCCGTATCGAATTTCTGGTGAGGTAAGGATGCCCTATCTCGTCTCGTTCCATTTGGGCTGGCTCGTCGGATCGCTGCTGCTGGGGCTGGCAATGGGCTGGATTTCGGTGGTCCAGCGCGGCAACGGCACCTCGAAGGTGACCGCGCGCTGGCTGGCCGTGCTTGCCGCCGCCCTGGTCGCCGCGTCGTTCGCGCATGTGATCCCCGGCCGCCTCGGCTATTGGCTCGACCTCGGGCTGATCATGTTTGCCTGCTACCTGGTCGGTTGCAGCGTCGGCGCTTGTCTGCGCGACCGGGTGGTCTCGCGGAGCATGCCGGCGGCCTGAGTTTGGGTTTGCGAGACCCCGGCCAGTGCCTATCGGGCCGCTCAGGCGCCTTGGCCTTTCGTCGTATCGGAAATCCGTGCACAACGACCGGGTCGGCCCCTCTTTCAACGGGCGGGCGCGGTCCATAGATTGACGTCAGCTTAAAACGTGACGGAACATTGTGCGGTCGAAATCATCAAAACTTCATGGCCCCTGCGCAGGATTGCCACGGAGATTCGTGTCCGCCTTGCCGTCGAAAGCGCCAAACCGTGCATCCTGAACCCGCAAGCCTGCCTAAAATATTGAAGGCACGTGATTTTGTTCGTATTGGCGAATTCCACTCCGCCCGAAAACGCGCTAGTGGAGGGGTGGGGGGCCTGCGCGATGCCGGAGCCGGCGGCAAGGGTTCGTTGACTGCCTGTGCGTCGCCCGCCAGTTCGCCGGCCACCCCGGCCGCTGAAGCGTTGTTCGAGGTCTAGATGCTGGAAGCCATACGCAGGGCGATGTCGTTTCTGCGCCAGAAGCAAATCCTGCATAAGCTTGGCGTTGTGATCAGCGTCGCGGTCATCGGCATCGCTTGTTATGTGCTCTACCACATGCTGCGAGGCATCGACTCCAATGAGGTGATTGAGGCGATCAAGAGCACCGAGCCGCGCCAGATTGCGATGGCGGCGCTGTTCGTGGCTGCGGGCTATTTCACCCTGACCTTCTACGATCTGTTCGCCGTGCGCGCGATCGGCCATGCCCACGTGCCTTACCGCATCAACGCGCTCGCAGCCTTCACCAGTTACTCGATCGGCCACAATGTCGGCGCCAGCGTCTTCACCGGCGGCGCGGTGCGCTACCGCATCTATTCGGCCTATGGCCTCAACGCGATCGACGTCGCAAAAATCTGCTTCCTCGCCGGCCTGACCTTCTGGCTCGGTAACGCCGCCGTGCTGGGCCTCGGCATCTCCTATCATCCGGAGGCCGCCGCGGCGATCGACCAACTCCCGCCCTGGCTGAACCGGACGATGGCGCTGATGATCATCGTGGCGCTGGTCGGCTACGTGGTCTGGGTCTGGACCCAGCCGCGGGTGGTCGGCCGCGGGCCCTGGACCGTTGTGCTGCCGGGCGGCCCGCTGACGCTGCTCCAGATTGCGATCGGCATCATCGATCTCGGCTTCTGCGCGCTCGCGATGTACGTGCTGGTCCCGGATGAACCCAATCTCGGCTTTGTCGTTGTCGCGGTGATCTTCGTCTCGGCGACGCTGCTCGGCTTCGCCAGTCACTCGCCCGGGGGCCTCGGGGTGTTCGACGCCGCCATGCTGGTGGGCCTCTGGCAGATGGACAGGGAGGAGCTTCTGGGCGGCATGCTCCTGTTCCGCGTCCTCTATTATCTGTCCCCTTTCGTCATATCTGTAATCTTGCTGACGTTTCGCGAAGTTATAATCGGCGCCCGATCGAAGCGCTTGCAGCAGGCGGCGCTCAAGCTCGACCCCGGCCCGGCGCGTGAAGCCGCCTATGTGAGAGAGCGCAGCGACAGCGGCGCCTGATCGGCGCAAGCCCCTAGGAGAAGCCCGCCCCGATGGCGATCGACGCCCCATCTTCTCCCCCCGCCCAGCCCTGGTCCGATCGGTTGCGGCACTCGACCATCATCCTGATCGCTGCGGCGCTGGCGCTGTCGGTCGTGGTCTCGCTCGGCGAATTGTCGGCGATGCGGGGGGCGATGGTGTTCCTCTGCATCGCGGCGGCGGCACTGATCCCGTGGCGCCTGCACGATACCGCCGCCTCGCGCGACGACACCCGCCGCGTCAACCCGGTCGAGAGCGCGGCGGTGGCTGCGGTCGTCGCCGGCATGCCGGATCCGGCAGTGCTGCTCGACCGCGCTGGCCGCGTCATCCATCTCAATGCCGCCGCGGCCCAGCTTGCGCCGGCGCTGCGCAGGAACGAACTCGCCCAGTTCGCGCTGCGTTCGCCGGAGATCATCACCGCGTTGCGCGAGTCGATCGCGACCACCGAG
Coding sequences:
- a CDS encoding polysaccharide deacetylase family protein, whose amino-acid sequence is MKQLRNNVIRAGLGALYFSGAHHLLRPLLSGVGAIFMLHHVRPAREAAFQPNRHLEVTPDFLRATLCHLRSRDIDVVSMDELHERLAQGRFARRFAAFTLDDGYRDNLEFALPVLREFDAPLAVYVASDFAEGTGRLWWTALEAVIAKTDQIEVQIGNAALRLDATSPAAKQAAFDRLHDWLRALSGEHDLKREIEALCARYGVDIAALCRGLCLSWDEVKQLSADPLVTIGAHTISHCNLARQSEEIAAQEMALSRVRIEHALERAVLHFAYPYGDREAAGGREFALASAAGFKTAVTTRPGMLFAENAGHMTALPRVSLNGNYQDTRILPVLTSGAATAMWNGFRRFAAA
- a CDS encoding lysylphosphatidylglycerol synthase domain-containing protein; amino-acid sequence: MLEAIRRAMSFLRQKQILHKLGVVISVAVIGIACYVLYHMLRGIDSNEVIEAIKSTEPRQIAMAALFVAAGYFTLTFYDLFAVRAIGHAHVPYRINALAAFTSYSIGHNVGASVFTGGAVRYRIYSAYGLNAIDVAKICFLAGLTFWLGNAAVLGLGISYHPEAAAAIDQLPPWLNRTMALMIIVALVGYVVWVWTQPRVVGRGPWTVVLPGGPLTLLQIAIGIIDLGFCALAMYVLVPDEPNLGFVVVAVIFVSATLLGFASHSPGGLGVFDAAMLVGLWQMDREELLGGMLLFRVLYYLSPFVISVILLTFREVIIGARSKRLQQAALKLDPGPAREAAYVRERSDSGA
- the boxC gene encoding 2,3-epoxybenzoyl-CoA dihydrolase is translated as MAGEDRRLAGGATFIDFQTEPSRYRHWKLAVDGDVATLTMDVDENGGLFEGYLLKLNSYDLGVDIELADAVQRLRFEYPEVKVVVMRSAKNRVFCAGANIRMLAGSTHAHKVNFCKFTNETRNGMEDSSENSGQRFITVVNGSAAGGGYELALATDYIMLADDGASAVALPEVPLLAVLPGTGGLTRVVDKRKVRRDHADFFCTIEEGVKGKRAVQWRLVDEIAPNSKLEGKVVERAKEFAAASKRNGSGKGIALSPVRRAIDETSLRYGFVTVDIDRAARIATISIKAPEAAPPADIDGLMAQGAAFWPLQVARELDDAILHLRINELEIAMLVFKSHGDRAHVLACDAFLEANKAHWLVNEIRHYWKRVLKRIDVTSRTLVTLVEPGSCFAGTLAELVFAADRSYMLIGTRQGDNRPPPSIELSAMNFGPYPMSHGLTRLQSRFQADPSDVDRAEGTVGTSLDAEEAEELGLVTFALDDIDWDDEVRVFLEERASFSPDSLTGMEASLRFVGPETMESKIFSRLTAWQNWIFQRPNAVGEEGALRRYGSGQKPKFDMTRV
- a CDS encoding OmpA family protein gives rise to the protein MQKLFRWASKWWPGLIPLAVMWGFAAWNNTLPVEADLSARSSAALKDTVLDKTRIAIDGRDVSLAADAFSEEGRRDAVMAVETVPGVRLVDDRTRLVPEAKPFVWNAERDVVRVTLSGSAPLPSMKGRLTEAARKEVGGVEVADQMGLARGAPPRFEAAAMLLLDQIGKLKDGKITISDTKVNLSGMARELGGREAIGAALKNLPEGFSIAANEIKAPPYIFQAYKDPVAATVTLTGYVPDNNVHAMIATGASRKFFNEKVVDNLKASIGAPGSFNTAVVAALGALSRLSTGTLVVSDREVELSGDALYEGAANDIRAGLSKDFPKTWQYKPEITVKPAAGPVDGTVCQQLFSELLGKGKIRFEAKRANIDPDSAGILDHLIETALRCPTTNIEVAGHTDADGEDAFNQAISEKRAQAVIDYLVKAGLPANRFTAVGYGSMQPVAGNDTDDGKAQNRRIEFLVR
- the boxB gene encoding benzoyl-CoA 2,3-epoxidase subunit BoxB; this translates as MNVDYSTKIPNNVNLAEDRQVLKALEGWHPGYMDWWSDMGPEGFQESLVYLRTAYSVDPRGWAKFDYVRMPDYRWGILLAPQEENRVVPFGEHFGEPAWQEVPGEYRAMLRRLIVIQGDTEPASVEQQRHLGKTAPSLYDMRNLFQVNVEEGRHLWAMVYLLQKYFGRDGREEADDLLRRRSGDADSPRMLGAFNEATPDWLSFFMFTYFTDRDGKMQLHSLAQSGFDPLSRTCRFMLTEEAHHMFVGETGITRVVQRTCDAMKEAGIIDPTDIAKVRALGVIDLPTIQKKLNLHYTLSLDLFGSEVSTNAANAFNTGIKGRYHETQIEDDHQLKNATYPVLKFIDGEIKLVDEPALTALNMRLRDDYSQDCVKGMLRWNKVISTAGYDFQLKLPNVAFHRHIGEFKDVHATPDGLLIDDATWARRKDDWLPSTADGDFISSLMQPVTETGQFASWISPPKVGIDNKPGDFEYVKIES
- a CDS encoding alpha/beta hydrolase, which encodes MTNLTPTGFLNIGNASLEYKWLAPQSADTPTIVMLHEGLGSVGLWGDFPEKLQQATGAGVFVYSRAGYGQSSPVSLPRPLDYMQREALDVLPKLLDAIGFKRGLLLGHSDGASIAAIYAGAHQDHRLHGLVLMAPHFIVEDISVKSIAAIKTTYETTDLKAKLGRWHKDVDNAFYGWNRAWLDPKFRDWDISEYLAYIRVPVMILQGVDDQYGTPRQVAIAQEECYCPVDLKVISDAGHSPHREAPGATLDAIVQFAAAALRDDQGLQGRAA